Part of the Deinococcus misasensis DSM 22328 genome, GCAAAAAACAATTCAAACGAACATCTTTGATAAAGGTGCAGCACACTGTCTTGTACATAACAGGAGACCACATATTGGTCTCTTTGTCCGCTGCACCTTTATTTGCGTTGGTTTGTGTTTGTTTAAAGCCTTGACACCAGAAACTCTGGAGTCTACCTTGCTCTCGGCTCTCGGCTCTCGGCTCTCGGCTCTCGGCTCTCGGCTCTCGGCTCTCGGCTCTCGGCTCTCGGCTCTCGGCTCTCGGCCTTTCGCCGTATATGCCAGTGTGCATTTCACCCTAGGGTTTTTCACGCAAGCCGTGACATAATGCTATGCATGAGCATCATTCCATACGTCATCGAGCAAAGCGGCCGCGGCGAGCGCATGTACGACATCTATTCTCGCCTGCTGAAAGACCGGATCATTTTTCTGGGTACGCCCATTGATTCTCAGGTGGCGAACACCGTGG contains:
- a CDS encoding ATP-dependent Clp protease proteolytic subunit gives rise to the protein MLCMSIIPYVIEQSGRGERMYDIYSRLLKDRIIFLGTPIDSQVANTV